The Christiangramia salexigens genome includes the window AGACAGTTTGTTTCTGTTACCTAACTCATATTTTCAATTAAAATGATATTCTTAATACTTCAGGAGATCACCTTACCTCTATCCAATCCGGTGCTTAAGTTTCTACTTATTCTGGTGATAATTCTAATCGCTCCCCTTTTACTAAATAAAATAAAGGTTCCTGCCCTATTGGGACTAATCATAGCAGGTGCAATTATAGGACCTAATGGTTTTAACTTAATGGAAAGGGATAGCGGAATAATCCTTTCGGGTACCGCAGGCCTATTATATATCATGTTTCTAGCCGGTCTGGAGATCGATCTGAAGGATTTTAAGGACAACCGAAATAAAAGCATGGTCTTTGGGATGTATACCTTTTTGATTCCTATGGGGCTGGGGATTTTAACCGGCTTATATATACTGGAGTTTTCTATGCTTACCTCAGTACTGCTGGCCAGTATGTTCGCTTCGCACACGCTTATAGCCTACCCAATAGTGAGCAAGCTTGGCGTTACTAAAAACCGTGCTGTGAACATCACGATTGGCGGCACTATGATCACAGACACTCTGGCTTTACTGGTTCTGGCTGTGATCGTAGGAATGGCTCATGGAGAGGTGAATGTCCTGTTCTGGACCAGGCTAAGCATATCGATCCTGCTTTGCGGACTTATCATCGTTTTTCTTTTCCCAATTATCGCCAAGTGGTTCTTTAAAAATTTTAATGATAATGTCTCTCAATACATCTTTGTACTGGTACTGGTATTCAGCGGAGCCTTCCTAGCTGAACTTGCAGGAATCGAAGCCATCATTGGAGCCTTTCTTACCGGTCTATCAATAAACAGATTGATCCCTCACAGTTCTCCGCTGATGAACCGGATTGAGTTTGTGGGCAATGCAATATTTATCCCATTCTTTCTTATAGGCGTGGGTATGCTTATAAATTACAAGATCTTTTTCATGAATTTTGAAACGATAAAGGTAGGAGCCGTAATGGTCGTAGTAGCCACTTCTGCCAAATTTATAGCAGCCTGGTTGACCCAGAAGAGTTTCAAATTCACCACAGACGAGCGAAGGATCATTTTTGGATTAAGCAATGCCCAGGCAGCGGCAACTCTGGCCGCAGTTTTAATTGGATATAATATTATTATAGGGACTACAGCTTCCGGCGAAGATATTAGGCTTTTAAACGAAACTGTCCTGAATGGCACTATTTTGATGATCCTTGTCACCTGCACCATTGCGAGCTTTGAAGCTCAGGCAGGAGCAAAAAATATTGCACTGGCCGGCGGTGCCAGTAATGGATTCTCAAGGCTTAATACCGATGAGAAGATCCTAATCCCGGTAAGTAATGCCGAGAATACTGAAGAGCTTATTCAGCTTGCACTAAGTCTTAAATCCAAAGTTAATACCCGCGGACTTTATGCTCTTAGTATTGTAAATAATAACCTCGAGCCGGCCATTGCCGAAAATAATTCAAACCGGCTCCTCGATATTGCTTCTAAAACAGCATCTGCCACAGATAATCATCTTAAAAAGCTGATACGCTACGACCTGAATATTTTAAACGGAATCACAAGTGTACTTAAAGAGCAAAAGATCACCGACCTTATACTTGGGTTACATATCAAGAAAGATATTTCAGACAGTTTTCTGGGTTCACTAACCGAAAGTATATTGTCTCGTTCCGGATCCACTACATTTATATACAAACCCCGTCAGCCCTTAGGGACCATAAAAAGACATCTCATCTTTATTCCGGAAAATGCTGAAAAAGAAATAGGATTTATCAACTGGGTATTGAAGATCTGGAACCTCGCCGAAAATACCGGGGCTCAACTCGTCTTTTACGCCAATGATAAAACCTTGAAAATCCTTGAAGAGATAAATTCCAAACACTCAATTAACTGCGAATTTAAGTCCGCTTCCATTTGGGACGAATTTATTTCTTCAGAATTTAAAACCCGGGAAGATGATAATTTGATCATTATTCTAAGCAGAAAGAACAAGCCCTCATTTCATGAAAAAATGCAAAAGCTACCCTCCTATCTTAATGAAAGATTTCAGGAGAACGGTTTCATTCTTGTGTATCCAATACAAAGCGGCGTCGAAAATTCATCGGTCTCCGATCTTTTTAACCCTTCGCTGTATGACTCAGTAGGAAAACTGGAAGAATTAGGTAAAATTTTTAGCAAAAACTGGAACAGGTCATAAGCTGTAGAGTTTGATAA containing:
- a CDS encoding cation:proton antiporter encodes the protein MIFLILQEITLPLSNPVLKFLLILVIILIAPLLLNKIKVPALLGLIIAGAIIGPNGFNLMERDSGIILSGTAGLLYIMFLAGLEIDLKDFKDNRNKSMVFGMYTFLIPMGLGILTGLYILEFSMLTSVLLASMFASHTLIAYPIVSKLGVTKNRAVNITIGGTMITDTLALLVLAVIVGMAHGEVNVLFWTRLSISILLCGLIIVFLFPIIAKWFFKNFNDNVSQYIFVLVLVFSGAFLAELAGIEAIIGAFLTGLSINRLIPHSSPLMNRIEFVGNAIFIPFFLIGVGMLINYKIFFMNFETIKVGAVMVVVATSAKFIAAWLTQKSFKFTTDERRIIFGLSNAQAAATLAAVLIGYNIIIGTTASGEDIRLLNETVLNGTILMILVTCTIASFEAQAGAKNIALAGGASNGFSRLNTDEKILIPVSNAENTEELIQLALSLKSKVNTRGLYALSIVNNNLEPAIAENNSNRLLDIASKTASATDNHLKKLIRYDLNILNGITSVLKEQKITDLILGLHIKKDISDSFLGSLTESILSRSGSTTFIYKPRQPLGTIKRHLIFIPENAEKEIGFINWVLKIWNLAENTGAQLVFYANDKTLKILEEINSKHSINCEFKSASIWDEFISSEFKTREDDNLIIILSRKNKPSFHEKMQKLPSYLNERFQENGFILVYPIQSGVENSSVSDLFNPSLYDSVGKLEELGKIFSKNWNRS